One part of the Malus sylvestris chromosome 2, drMalSylv7.2, whole genome shotgun sequence genome encodes these proteins:
- the LOC126609756 gene encoding protein NRT1/ PTR FAMILY 7.3-like isoform X1, translated as MACLNVCKDQRYAEEKNQKIQEVCTLDGTTDWHGRPAVRGRTGRWVAGILILVNQGLATLAFFGVGVNLVLFLTRVLGQDNAEAANNVSKWTGTVYLFSLLGAFLSDSYWGRYKTCAIFQVIYVIGLSLLSISTYIFLLKPKGCGDEKSPCGDHSTFEIGLFYISIYLVALGNGGYQPNIATFGADQFDEEDPNEGHSKISFFSYFYLALNLGSLFSNTILGYFEDKGIWTLGFWVSTGSAVMALVLFLCGTPMYRHFKPQGNPLSRFFRVIVAATRKWKVEMTPSGEDFYEGEDDKDCSSNESRKIVHTHGFKFLDKAAIITSKEMNQMGKGAQNSWRLCSVTQVEEVKCILRLLPIWLCTILYSVVFTQMASLFVEQGAAMKTTISSFHIPPAGMSSFDILSVAAFIFIYRRVLDPLIARLWKKGLTELQRMGIGIVIAIMAMISAGVVELFRLKYAIKDCNIDCENQSSLSIFWQVPQYMLIGASEVFMYVGQLEFFNGQAPDGLKSFGSALCMTSISLGNYVSSLLVTVVMKISARDDMPGWIPGNLNKGHLDRFYFLLAALTTADLLVYVLCAKWYKYIKFEGKGGNDSGNIGQAELRV; from the exons ATGGCTTGCTTAAATGTTTGCAAGGACCAG CGATATGCAGAAGAAAAGAACCAGAAGATACAAGAGGTTTGTACCCTCGATGGAACCACTGATTGGCATGGCCGCCCTGCTGTCCGAGGAAGAACTGGAAGATGGGTTGCTGGGATTCTCATATTag TAAATCAAGGGTTGGCAACATTGGCGTTCTTTGGAGTAGGAGTGAACTTGGTATTGTTTTTGACAAGAGTGTTGGGTCAAGACAACGCAGAGGCTGCAAATAACGTCAGCAAATGGACTGGAACAGTTTACTTATTCTCTCTTCTTGGTGCCTTCCTCAGCGACTCTTACTGGGGGAGGTACAAAACTTGTGCTATATTTCAAGTTATTTATGTCATT GGTTTGTCATTGTTATCCATATCGACCTATATATTCTTACTTAAGCCTAAAGGCTGTGGTGATGAAAAGTCTCCCTGTGGAGACCACTCGACCTTTGAAATCGGATTGTTCTACATCTCTATATACCTTGTTGCACTTGGAAATGGAGGTTACCAACCTAACATAGCTACATTTGGGGCAGACCAGTTTGACGAGGAGGATCCGAATGAAGGGCACTCAAAGATATCCTTCTTTAGCTACTTCTACTTGGCTTTGAATCTTGGCTCTCTCTTTTCAAACACAATCTTGGGATATTTTGAGGATAAAGGAATATGGACTCTAGGGTTTTGGGTATCTACTGGCTCTGCTGTCATGGCTTTGGTCTTGTTTCTATGTGGTACACCAATGTACAGGCATTTCAAACCTCAAGGAAACCCCCTCTCTAGGTTTTTTCGGGTAATTGTCGCTGCAacaagaaaatggaaggttGAGATGACACCAAGTGGGGAGGATTTCTACGAGGGAGAGGATGACAAGGATTGCTCTTCAAATGAGAGTAGGAAAATAGTTCACACCCACGGATTCAA ATTCCTGGATAAAGCAGCAATCATCACATCAAAAGAGATGAATCAAATGGGCAAGGGAGCTCAAAATTCATGGCGCCTTTGCTCAGTGACACAAGTAGAAGAAGTGAAATGCATACTTAGACTACTCCCAATCTGGCTGTGCACAATTCTCTACTCTGTAGTTTTTACTCAAATGGCATCACTTTTTGTAGAACAAGGTGCTGCAATGAAGACCACCATTTCAAGCTTCCACATTCCCCCAGCCGGCATGTCAAGCTTCGACATTCTCAGCGTTGCAGCTTTTATCTTCATTTACAGGCGAGTTCTTGACCCTCTTATTGCCAGACTGTGGAAAAAAGGACTCACTGAGCTTCAAAGGATGGGGATTGGTATTGTTATTGCAATCATGGCGATGATTTCAGCAGGAGTCGTAGAGTTGTTCAGGTTAAAGTATGCGATAAAAGACTGCAACATCGATTGCGAAAATCAAAGTTCATTGAGCATATTTTGGCAAGTTCCTCAGTACATGCTTATAGGAGCATCAGAAGTGTTCATGTATGTTGGTCAACTGGAATTCTTCAATGGACAAGCACCTGATGGATTAAAGAGCTTTGGGAGTGCACTTTGTATGACTTCAATATCACTTGGAAACTACGTGAGTAGCTTACTTGTTACAGTTGTGATGAAGATTTCTGCAAGGGATGACATGCCAGGATGGATCCCTGGAAACCTTAACAAAGGCCATTTGGATAGGTTCTACTTTCTCTTAGCAGCTTTGACAACAGCTGATCTTTTGGTCTATGTATTATGTGCCAAATGGTACAAGTATATCAAGTTTGAAGGAAAAGGTGGAAATGACAGTGGCAATATTGGGCAAGCTGAACTTAGAGTCTAA
- the LOC126609756 gene encoding protein NRT1/ PTR FAMILY 7.3-like isoform X2, with amino-acid sequence MDWNSLLILSSWCLPQRLLLGEGLSLLSISTYIFLLKPKGCGDEKSPCGDHSTFEIGLFYISIYLVALGNGGYQPNIATFGADQFDEEDPNEGHSKISFFSYFYLALNLGSLFSNTILGYFEDKGIWTLGFWVSTGSAVMALVLFLCGTPMYRHFKPQGNPLSRFFRVIVAATRKWKVEMTPSGEDFYEGEDDKDCSSNESRKIVHTHGFKFLDKAAIITSKEMNQMGKGAQNSWRLCSVTQVEEVKCILRLLPIWLCTILYSVVFTQMASLFVEQGAAMKTTISSFHIPPAGMSSFDILSVAAFIFIYRRVLDPLIARLWKKGLTELQRMGIGIVIAIMAMISAGVVELFRLKYAIKDCNIDCENQSSLSIFWQVPQYMLIGASEVFMYVGQLEFFNGQAPDGLKSFGSALCMTSISLGNYVSSLLVTVVMKISARDDMPGWIPGNLNKGHLDRFYFLLAALTTADLLVYVLCAKWYKYIKFEGKGGNDSGNIGQAELRV; translated from the exons ATGGACTGGAACAGTTTACTTATTCTCTCTTCTTGGTGCCTTCCTCAGCGACTCTTACTGGGGGAG GGTTTGTCATTGTTATCCATATCGACCTATATATTCTTACTTAAGCCTAAAGGCTGTGGTGATGAAAAGTCTCCCTGTGGAGACCACTCGACCTTTGAAATCGGATTGTTCTACATCTCTATATACCTTGTTGCACTTGGAAATGGAGGTTACCAACCTAACATAGCTACATTTGGGGCAGACCAGTTTGACGAGGAGGATCCGAATGAAGGGCACTCAAAGATATCCTTCTTTAGCTACTTCTACTTGGCTTTGAATCTTGGCTCTCTCTTTTCAAACACAATCTTGGGATATTTTGAGGATAAAGGAATATGGACTCTAGGGTTTTGGGTATCTACTGGCTCTGCTGTCATGGCTTTGGTCTTGTTTCTATGTGGTACACCAATGTACAGGCATTTCAAACCTCAAGGAAACCCCCTCTCTAGGTTTTTTCGGGTAATTGTCGCTGCAacaagaaaatggaaggttGAGATGACACCAAGTGGGGAGGATTTCTACGAGGGAGAGGATGACAAGGATTGCTCTTCAAATGAGAGTAGGAAAATAGTTCACACCCACGGATTCAA ATTCCTGGATAAAGCAGCAATCATCACATCAAAAGAGATGAATCAAATGGGCAAGGGAGCTCAAAATTCATGGCGCCTTTGCTCAGTGACACAAGTAGAAGAAGTGAAATGCATACTTAGACTACTCCCAATCTGGCTGTGCACAATTCTCTACTCTGTAGTTTTTACTCAAATGGCATCACTTTTTGTAGAACAAGGTGCTGCAATGAAGACCACCATTTCAAGCTTCCACATTCCCCCAGCCGGCATGTCAAGCTTCGACATTCTCAGCGTTGCAGCTTTTATCTTCATTTACAGGCGAGTTCTTGACCCTCTTATTGCCAGACTGTGGAAAAAAGGACTCACTGAGCTTCAAAGGATGGGGATTGGTATTGTTATTGCAATCATGGCGATGATTTCAGCAGGAGTCGTAGAGTTGTTCAGGTTAAAGTATGCGATAAAAGACTGCAACATCGATTGCGAAAATCAAAGTTCATTGAGCATATTTTGGCAAGTTCCTCAGTACATGCTTATAGGAGCATCAGAAGTGTTCATGTATGTTGGTCAACTGGAATTCTTCAATGGACAAGCACCTGATGGATTAAAGAGCTTTGGGAGTGCACTTTGTATGACTTCAATATCACTTGGAAACTACGTGAGTAGCTTACTTGTTACAGTTGTGATGAAGATTTCTGCAAGGGATGACATGCCAGGATGGATCCCTGGAAACCTTAACAAAGGCCATTTGGATAGGTTCTACTTTCTCTTAGCAGCTTTGACAACAGCTGATCTTTTGGTCTATGTATTATGTGCCAAATGGTACAAGTATATCAAGTTTGAAGGAAAAGGTGGAAATGACAGTGGCAATATTGGGCAAGCTGAACTTAGAGTCTAA